Proteins from a single region of Escherichia coli DSM 30083 = JCM 1649 = ATCC 11775:
- the yacB gene encoding type II toxin-antitoxin system toxin YacB — MEIFWTMLASQDRKRIREYIAEQNLMAAIELDERIGYSASSLAGQPYKGRNGRVEGTRELVIHPHFVLVYEVDSQWGKVYILRVLHTAQKWP; from the coding sequence ATGGAGATATTCTGGACCATGCTGGCCAGCCAGGACAGGAAGCGCATTCGTGAGTACATTGCGGAGCAGAACCTGATGGCCGCCATTGAACTGGACGAACGGATTGGTTATTCAGCCAGCAGCCTGGCCGGGCAGCCGTATAAAGGCCGCAACGGTCGTGTGGAAGGTACCCGGGAACTGGTTATTCACCCGCATTTTGTTCTGGTTTATGAGGTCGACAGCCAGTGGGGAAAAGTGTATATCCTGCGTGTATTGCATACTGCACAGAAGTGGCCATAG
- the yacA gene encoding type II toxin-antitoxin system antitoxin YacA translates to MAQVNMSLRIDAELKDAFMAAAKSMDRNGSQLIRDFMRQTVERQHNTWFRDQVEAGRQQLERGDVLPHDMVESSAAAWRDEMSRKVAGK, encoded by the coding sequence ATGGCACAGGTTAATATGAGTTTAAGAATTGACGCTGAACTGAAGGATGCTTTTATGGCCGCTGCAAAAAGCATGGACCGTAATGGCTCTCAGTTAATCCGGGATTTTATGCGCCAGACCGTGGAACGGCAGCATAATACCTGGTTCCGTGACCAGGTTGAGGCAGGACGTCAGCAACTCGAGCGCGGCGATGTGCTTCCCCATGACATGGTCGAATCTTCCGCTGCTGCATGGCGGGATGAAATGAGCAGGAAAGTCGCCGGTAAATGA
- a CDS encoding 3'-5' exonuclease, with protein MNNDELATRRAQAIAEDRCFSKERLRDEFRMKPAPGAEPVKWYKNTYGGRFAVYRIADCVPMREKRPLTSKQLLAGQRLSVLSRLNSTSGRMARQAYDWLSLAPLFLDTETTGLDNTAEALEIGLTDASGQVVFETRLKPTVAIGAQAAAVHGISEQALCGAPSWTDVARQLRHAIGDRPVIIFNARFDIRILKQTAAAHSDPADWLEELTVYCAMELAAGYYGATNRYGTISLACAASQAGLTWEGQAHSAIADARMTAGVVNAIAAYHLELLQEQARLKI; from the coding sequence ATGAATAATGATGAGCTGGCCACCAGACGTGCGCAGGCGATTGCCGAAGACAGGTGTTTCTCGAAAGAACGGCTGCGCGATGAATTCAGAATGAAGCCAGCCCCCGGTGCTGAGCCGGTTAAGTGGTATAAAAACACTTATGGTGGCAGGTTCGCTGTATACCGAATTGCAGACTGTGTTCCGATGCGTGAGAAACGCCCACTGACGAGTAAACAACTTCTGGCTGGCCAGCGACTTTCCGTTTTATCCAGACTTAACAGCACCAGTGGCCGGATGGCACGGCAGGCATATGACTGGCTGAGTCTGGCACCGCTCTTTCTGGATACTGAAACGACAGGACTGGACAATACCGCGGAAGCTCTGGAAATCGGCCTGACCGATGCGTCCGGTCAGGTGGTATTTGAAACCAGGCTGAAGCCCACGGTCGCCATCGGGGCGCAGGCCGCCGCTGTGCATGGTATCAGCGAGCAGGCTCTCTGCGGCGCACCATCATGGACAGATGTGGCGCGGCAACTGCGTCATGCAATCGGGGACCGACCAGTAATTATCTTTAATGCCCGGTTCGACATCCGCATTCTGAAACAGACTGCTGCCGCACATAGCGATCCGGCTGACTGGCTGGAAGAACTGACGGTATATTGTGCGATGGAGCTGGCTGCAGGATATTATGGGGCCACCAACCGCTATGGCACGATTTCACTGGCCTGTGCTGCCAGCCAGGCCGGACTGACCTGGGAAGGGCAGGCACACTCAGCGATCGCCGACGCACGGATGACGGCAGGGGTGGTAAACGCTATTGCTGCATATCATCTGGAACTGCTGCAGGAACAGGCACGGCTGAAAATCTGA